In one window of Nicotiana tabacum cultivar K326 chromosome 12, ASM71507v2, whole genome shotgun sequence DNA:
- the LOC107764192 gene encoding membrane-anchored ubiquitin-fold protein 3, which produces MAAKELIEIKFRLADGSDIGPNKYMPNTRVDTLKEKIIAQWPKDKDYGPKTINDVKLINAGRILENNKTLGESRLPVAEVPGGVITMHVVVRPPMNDKSSDKLQDDSLKKGSCGCTIL; this is translated from the exons ATGGCTGCAAAAGAGTTGATAGAGATCAAATTCAGGCTTGCTGATGGCAGTGATATTGGACCCAATAAGTATATGCCCAACACCAGAGTTGATACTCTTAAAGAAAAGATTATTGCTCAGTGGCCCAAAG ATAAAGATTATGGGCCAAAGACAATAAATGATGTGAAGCTTATTAATGCTGGAAGGATACTTGagaataataaaacacttggtgAATCCAGACTTCCAGTTGCTGAAGTACCAGGAGGTGTCATAACTATGCATGTTGTTGTACGCCCTCCTATGAATGACAAAAGCAGTG ATAAACTGCAGGACGATTCCCTGAAGAAAGGCAGCTGTGGATGCACAATATTGTGA
- the LOC107764191 gene encoding uncharacterized protein LOC107764191, which translates to MSNDVGKPSLGKLTDSQRDELLLQLAEQVQNLKTRVRALELQNSKPPTDLSVNGKKESVQIVSHERPEAAEDVQQLDQPTNPTEKRVVAKRPLQMPQPPSSRPLLNGPLNENQGTMGNIRKKVKMDLPDFDGKLNPTIFADWLSAMEDYFDWYDLSDERRVTFAKMKLTALAKEVVKSTNMTNIKH; encoded by the exons ATGTCAAATGATGTGGGAAAACCTTCACTCGGGAAGCTAACTGATAGTCAAAGGGATGAGTTGCTACTGCAGTTAGCTGAACAAGTTCAGAATCTAAAAACTCGTGTGAGAGCGCTTGAGTTGCAGAACTCGAAGCCACCAACTGATTTATCAGTGAATGGAAAAAAGGAATCTGTCCAAATTGTTTCACATGAAAGACCAGAGGCCGCAGAAGATGTTCAACAGCTTGACCAACCAACTAACCCAACTGAAAAAAGAGTTGTGGCAAAAAGGCCTCTGCAGATGCCTCAACCACCATCAAGTCGACCTTTACTAAACGGACCCCTCAATGAAAATCAAGGTACTATGGGGAACATCAGAAAGAAGGTCAAAATGGACTTACCAGATTTTGATGGAAAGCTCAATCCAACTATATTTGCCGATTGGCTATCAGCTATGGAGGACTATTTTGACTGGTATGACTTGTCTGATGAGCGGAGGGTTACATTTGCTAAAATGAAGCTAACTGCTCTTGCAAAAGAGGTGGTGAAGTCCACAA ATATGACAAATATCAAGCATTAA
- the LOC107764189 gene encoding uncharacterized protein LOC107764189, with product MSRSTKWKLEKNKVKVVFRLQFNATHIPQSGWDKLFISFISADSGKTIAKTTKAAVRNGTCKWGDPIYETTRLLQDVKSKQFDEKLYKLVVAMGSSRSSILGEATINLADYAEASKPSAVALPLQGCNAGTILHVTVQLLTSKTGFREFEQQRELRERGLQSGYDNKHDDSGTGKVLFSGETGHDHIDKVSSRVRFRPEAKELSSVEEEVELNEECTDLTAGFDGSSNTSESLYAEKHDSSSAHETDSQGQLSVKGNKSDNQATAQSSSSVHGWVSDCSMDNELAIAYEENNRLRASLELAESSVFELKLEVSTLQSQANDLGSETEKFSQLLTAEISSSVELAKEVSVLKSECLNFKDCIERLRALKSSCQNRGGESGVADSGLVQDIQLRWMKGISVVEDRIKELQNKVCLGFYERDYRFLHSELEALLQILQEVKQGARDEMLLLNKVTSVDIKETTARDLPNIEQPLSGLGLELDLCTPENLLHHIGIPPLVTQGSDSTVAIDAMKAKIFDLVRELDDAKVERENLLRKMDQMECYYEALVQELEENQKQMLAELQGLRNEHSTCLYTISSSKAEMELMRQDMSQRILLLADERRDLDTLNKELERRASTSEAALKRARLNYSIAVDKLQKDLELLSSQVVSMFETNENLIKQAIPEPSQQQFLGYSNIVQNLEEYDNTEQLPIQDQHVIARKLTLSGDVLTDDLKRSLCLQEELYKKVEEELGEMHSVNLHLDVFSRVLLETVIEANANAGMMKKDMGELAQQLEALNLCKEQLVVRLQATLEDVHSLHEEKASCFLKCSDLSLQNQSLEAELMDLSKVNCLLTEKVIEREAIMVQHIATQNRYEACVEENKALSSSLKQESLKSSRLQDEISLLKDDLLTVRAKSEDLASSNENLHEDISFVQGKLAGMLVSYEKELSLPCNSSCRELEFRDIRGLTMQLEEVQHSACSKILHLMQEKQNIESEKLVVEVSLSASRSEIIAMRQKFKNDIQRIVANFDVSTALVEKLQVELESVTNKLHLTSEVEENYVQQNRELLVDLAAFEVELQNVVSKNGHIAQEILGLDSVADELQQNEVTICELKQEKEDLMTSLHDKAEEFAKLTSEVSHLKDNLRSLQNELQLERGFKDKLEGSVQNLSLLLNEKDGRLLDLEKQIAELVKFRQLASELEVEKSRLSHLLQQHDEHAAKLQEELSCVSGLECSVRDLASQLNEKDDRLLDLEKQNAELVHFRQLASDLEVEKSRLDQLLQQRDEHVAKLQEELSFVSGLEGSVQEPTSQLNEKNDRLLDLERENAELVNLRQLAADLELDKCRLDQLVQQRDELVAKLQEELSCVSGLESSVQDLTSQLNGKNDRLVDLEKQIAELVNLRQLAADLEVEKCRLDQLVQQRDEHVAKLHEDLSCFSGLEGSVRDLTSQLNEKNDRLLDLEKQNAELVHFRQLAADLEVEKCRLDQLVQQHNEHVSQLQEDLSCVSGLEGSVRDLTSQLNEKNDRLLDLGKQNAELVHFRQLASELRLEKSRLDHLLQQRNGQMEKLQEELSNVSDLKRHMLEIQEYAIVSDVKFTVAMSHCETLDLELVQQLKSSDGSIAELQKKCHDLQTKLNQCLASEACSIQENKELLRILCAVRSDFEASIAQSNVLSDAKNVSTVKLEEYKKQMAMLEDSLLETNNYHAREVEKLKYMLANAEEEINHLLLSKEELEIKVIVLQGKLDELHPYTILQENNRDEMVTLQLQCNELTHKCKELSHKLSEQALKTEEFKNLSIHLKELKDKADAECLRAREKRESEGPPVAVQESLRIVFIKEQYESKFQELRQQVSISKKHGEDMLLKLQDALDEIESRKRSEALHLKKNEDLALKILALESELQSVLSDKREIIKDHDRIKAELECALLSLECCKEEKDKLEISLQERVRENFRIAAELTLTREQLENVTSSIVSKRENGQMDKVEVDPDESNVNPHPDAIPEQDSSDAQNVKKTTSFMDGRSEESTSPVKLLLTPVAASTPFEGYSPPSNGRHIDFSDELFGSRNLRSSMEHLHEELERMKRENSLIPEDQHSDPGLEVFQSELVQLHKANEELRSMFPTFKDIASTGNALERVLALEIELAEALKAKNKTSMFQSSFLKQHSDDEAIFKSFRDINELIKEMLEIKEKHVAMENELREMHDRYSQLSLQFAEVEGERQKLKMTLKNVRASKTKLVQLNRSSSSIVDSPS from the exons ATGTCGAGGAGCACTAAGTGGAAGCTTGAAAAGAATAAAGTGAAAGTGGTCTTTCGGCTTCAATTTAATGCTACTCAC ATACCACAATCTGGATGGGACAAGTTATTCATATCTTTTATCTCTGCTGACTCCGGAAAAACAATTGCAAAGACGACCAAAGCCGCTGTAAGAAATGGAACATGCAAATGGGGTGATCCAATTTATGAAACGACAAGGCTTCTTCAAGATGTCAAAAGCAAACAATTTGATGAGAAGCTGTACAAACTTGTGGTTGCCATG GGTTCTTCACGGTCTAGTATCCTGGGCGAGGCAACAATTAATCTTGCTGATTATGCTGAAGCATCAAAGCCTTCTGCTGTTGCTTTGCCTCTTCAAGGATGCAATGCGGGAACAATATTACAT GTCACAGTTCAGTTGCTAACCTCTAAAACAGGATTCAG AGAATTTGAGCAGCAAAGGGAACTTAGGGAGAGAGGTTTGCAGTCAGGATATGATAACAAGCATGATGACTCTGGTACTGGGAAAGTCCTATTTTCCGGAGAGACTGGCCATGATCACATTGATAAG GTTAGTTCAAGGGTCAGATTCAGACCAGAGGCTAAAGAACTCTCTTCTGTTGAGGAGGAAGTGGAACTAAACGAGGAATGTACTGACTTGACAGCTGGATTTGATGGCTCTTCCAATACCTCCGAGAGTCTATATGCCGAAAAGCATGATTCATCAAGTGCACATGAAACTGATAGTCAAGGCCAGCTGTCGGTGAAAGGTAATAAATCTGATAATCAAGCAACGGCCCAGAGTAGTAGTTCGGTTCATGGATGGGTGTCAGACTGCTCAATGGATAATGAACTGGCAATTGCTTATGAGGAGAATAATAGACTTAGAGCAAGCCTGGAATTGGCAGAATCATCAGTTTTTGAGCTTAAACTTGAGGTAAGCACTCTTCAAAGTCAAGCTAATGATTTGGGTTCTGAAACAGAAAAGTTTTCTCAGCTACTTACTGCTGAAATATCCTCTAGTGTGGAGTTGGCAAAAGAGGTTTCTGTCCTTAAATCAGAATGTTTAAATTTCAAAGATTGTATTGAAAGACTAAGAGCTTTGAAATCAAGCTGTCAAAATCGTGGTGGTGAAAGTGGTGTTGCTGATTCTGGCTTAGTTCAAGATATACAGCTAAGATGGATGAAAGGAATTTCAGTGGTTGAAGATAGAATCAAAGAACTTCAAAATAAAGTTTGTCTTGGATTCTATGAAAGAGACTACAGGTTTCTTCATTCGGAATTGGAGGCGTTGCTTCAAATTCTACAGGAGGTTAAACAAGGAGCAAGAGATGAGATGTTATTGCTAAATAAAGTAACATCAGTGGATATAAAGGAGACTACAGCTAGAGATTTACCCAATATTGAACAGCCTTTGTCAGGGCTTGGGTTGGAATTGGATCTTTGTACACCAGAAAATTTGCTTCATCATATTGGCATACCCCCACTGGTTACTCAAGGAAGTGATTCCACAGTTGCTATTGATGCAATGAAAGCCAAAATTTTTGATCTGGTAAGAGAATTGGATGACGCAAAGGTTGAAAGGGAAAATCTGCTGAGAAAAATGGATCAGATGGAGTGTTACTACGAAGCTCTTGTTCAAGAACTCGAGGAAAATCAGAAGCAAATGCTGGCAGAGTTGCAGGGTCTAAGGAATGAGCATTCGACATGCCTTTATACCATCTCGAGTAGCAAAGCTGAAATGGAATTAATGCGACAAGATATGAGTCAACGTATTTTACTGCTTGCTGATGAGAGACGTGATTTGGATACACTTAATAAGGAGCTCGAGAGAAGAGCTTCTACTTCAGAAGCAGCTCTGAAAAGAGCCCGCTTGAATTATTCTATTGCAGTAGATAAGCTGCAAAAGGATTTGGAGCTTCTTTCCTCACAGGTGGTGTCCATGTTTGAGACTAATGAGAACCTCATCAAGCAAGCAATTCCAGAACCTTCGCAACAACAATTCCTTGGATATTCAAATATTGTTCAGAATTTAGAAGAATATGATAATACGGAGCAGTTGCCAATTCAGGATCAACATGTAATTGCAAGGAAACTAACACTCAGTGGAGATGTCCTTACCGATGACTTGAAAAGATCACTCTGCTTACAGGAGGAGCTTTACAAGAAGGTTGAAGAAGAACTTGGTGAAATGCATTCAGTTAACTTGCACTTGGATGTATTCTCAAGGGTTTTACTTGAAACTGTGATTGAAGCAAATGCTAATGCtggaatgatgaagaaagatatGGGTGAACTTGCTCAGCAGTTGGAGGCTTTGAATCTCTGCAAGGAGCAGTTGGTGGTAAGATTACAGGCTACTTTGGAAGATGTCCACAGTTTGCATGAGGAGAAAGCAAGTTGCTTCCTCAAATGTAGCGATCTTTCTCTGCAGAATCAATCTTTGGAAGCTGAACTCATGGATCTTTCAAAGGTAAACTGTCTCCTCACTGAGAAGGTCATCGAACGGGAAGCAATCATGGTGCAACACATAGCAACTCAGAATAGATATGAAGCTTGCGTGGAAGAAAATAAAGCACTCTCCTCTTCATTAAAACAGGAATCGTTGAAAAGCAGTAGGCTTCAAGATGAGATTTCACTTCTGAAGGATGATTTGCTAACCGTCAGAGCCAAATCAGAGGACTTGGCTTCCTCAAATGAAAATCTTCACGAAGATATTAGCTTTGTGCAGGGTAAGTTGGCTGGTATGTTGGTATCTTATGAGAAGGAACTATCTCTTCCATGCAATTCCTCTTGCCGTGAGTTGGAGTTCAGGGATATAAGAGGTCTCACCATGCAACTGGAAGAGGTTCAGCATAGTGCGTGTAGCAAGATTCTTCATCTTATGCAGGAGAAGCAAAATATAGAAAGTGAAAAATTAGTTGTTGAGGTATCCTTGTCTGCTAGTAGATCAGAAATAATTGCCATGAGGCAAAAGTTTAAAAATGATATACAGAGGATTGTAGCTAATTTTGATGTGTCAACTGCCCTTGTGGAGAAACTTCAGGTTGAACTTGAATCTGTGACGAATAAACTTCACCTTACCTCTGAAGTTGAAGAAAATTATGTGCAACAGAACAGAGAGCTTCTGGTTGATCTTGCTGCCTTTGAGGTCGAGTTACAAAATGTGGTATCGAAGAACGGGCATATTGCTCAAGAGATCTTGGGCTTAGACTCTGTAGCTGACGAGCTTCAGCAAAATGAGGTAACCATTTGTGAACTAAAACAAGAGAAGGAGGATCTCATGACTTCTCTACACGACAAGGCTGAGGAATTTGCCAAGCTTACTTCAGAAGTTAGTCATCTGAAAGACAATTTGAGAAGTCTGCAAAATGAATTGCAACTCGAGAGAGGTTTTAAGGATAAACTAGAGGGTTCAGTACAAAATCTTAGTTTGCTGTTGAACGAGAAGGATGGCAGGTTACTGGATTTGGAAAAGCAAATTGCTGAACTGGTGAAGTTCAGGCAACTGGCATCAGAGTTAGAGGTTGAGAAATCTAGACTTAGCCATCTTTTGCAGCAGCATGATGAGCATGCAGCAAAGCTTCAGGAAGAGTTGTCCTGTGTGTCTGGTCTAGAGTGCTCTGTGAGAGATCTTGCCTCTCAATTGAATGAGAAGGATGACAGGTTACTGGATTTGGAAAAGCAAAATGCTGAGCTGGTGCATTTCCGGCAGCTGGCATCAGATTTAGAAGTGGAAAAATCTAGACTTGATCAGCTTTTGCAGCAGCGTGATGAGCATGTGGCAAAGCTTCAGGAAGAGTTGTCCTTTGTTTCTGGTTTAGAGGGGTCTGTTCAAGAACCTACTTCTCAACTGAATGAGAAGAATGACAGGTTACTGGATTTGGAAAGGGAAAATGCTGAACTGGTGAATCTCAGGCAGCTGGCAGCAGATTTAGAATTGGACAAGTGTAGACTTGACCAACTTGTGCAGCAGCGTGATGAGCTGGTGGCAAAGCTTCAGGAAGAGTTGTCCTGTGTTTCTGGTTTAGAGAGCTCAGTTCAAGATCTTACTTCTCAACTGAATGGGAAGAATGACAGGTTGGTGGATTTGGAAAAGCAAATTGCTGAACTGGTGAATCTCAGGCAGCTGGCAGCAGATTTAGAAGTGGAGAAATGTAGACTTGACCAACTTGTGCAGCAGCGTGATGAGCATGTGGCAAAGCTTCATGAAGATTTGTCCTGTTTTTCCGGTTTAGAGGGCTCAGTGCGAGATCTTACTTCTCAATTGAACGAGAAGAATGATAGGTTACTGGATTTGGAAAAGCAAAATGCTGAGCTGGTGCATTTCAGGCAGCTTGCAGCAGACTTAGAAGTGGAGAAATGTAGACTAGACCAACTTGTGCAGCAGCATAATGAGCATGTGTCACAGCTTCAGGAAGATTTGTCGTGTGTTTCTGGTTTAGAGGGCTCAGTGCGAGATCTTACCTCTCAACTGAACGAGAAAAATGACAGGTTGTTGGATTTGGGAAAGCAAAATGCTGAGCTGGTGCATTTCAGGCAGCTTGCATCAGAGTTAAGACTGGAGAAATCTAGACTTGACCATCTTTTGCAGCAGCGTAATGGGCAAATGGAAAAACTTCAGGAAGAGCTTTCCAATGTTTCTGATCTTAAAAGGCATATGCTAGAAATACAAGAGTATGCCATTGTTTCTGATGTTAAGTTCACAGTTGCCATGAGCCACTGTGAAACACTGGATCTGGAGCTTGTGCAGCAGCTTAAATCGTCAGATGGGTCCATTGCCGAGCTTCAGAAGAAATGCCATGATTTACAGACCAAGTTGAATCAATGCCTTGCAAGTGAGGCTTGTTCAATTCAAGAGAACAAGGAGTTGCTAAGAATTCTTTGTGCTGTTAGATCTGATTTTGAAGCTTCTATTGCTCAAAGTAATGTTCTTTCAGATGCCAAGAACGTTAGCACAGTGAAACTTGAGGAATACAAGAAGCAGATGGCAATGTTGGAGGATTCTCTCCTCGAGACTAATAATTATCATGCTCGAGAAGTGGAGAAGTTGAAGTACATGCTGGCAAATGCCGAAGAAGAAATTAATCACTTGTTACTCTCCAAGGAGGAACTGGAGATCAAGGTGATTGTGCTCCAAGGCAAATTAGATGAACTGCACCCCTACACGATTTTACAGGAGAACAACAGAGATGAAATGGTCACCTTACAGTTACAGTGTAATGAGCTTACCCACAAGTGTAAAGAGCTAAGTCACAAGCTCTCTGAGCAGGCCCTGAAGACGGAAGAATTCAAAAATTTATCCATCCATTTGAAGGAGCTTAAGGATAAGGCTGATGCAGAATGTCTCCGGGCTCGCGAGAAAAGAGAATCTGAAGGACCACCAGTTGCTGTGCAAGAATCCTTGCGAATTGTTTTTATTAAAGAGCAATATGAGTCAAAATTCCAAGAGTTGAGGCAACAAGTTTCCATCTCCAAAAAGCATGGAGAAGATATGCTTTTGAAGTTACAGGATGCATTAGATGAAATTGAAAGCAGGAAGCGATCTGAAGCTTTGCACTTGAAGAAGAACGAAGACCTAGCTCTCAAAATCTTGGCGTTGGAATCCGAATTACAGTCTGTGCTTTCTGACAAGCGTGAAATAATCAAAGATCATGACAGAATAAAGGCAGAATTGGAGTGTGCTTTGCTAAGTCTAGAGTGTTGCAAGGAAGAAAAAGACAAACTTGAAATATCTTTGCAAGAACGTGTGAGAGAGAACTTCAGAATTGCAGCTGAACTTACTTTGACTAGGGAGCAGCTGGAGAATGTCACATCTTCTATTGTATCTAAGAGAGAAAATGGCCAGATGGACAAAGTTGAGGTTGACCCTGACGAGTCAAATGTAAATCCTCATCCGGATGCCATACCTGAACAAGATTCATCTGATGCCCAGAATGTCAAGAAAACAACCTCATTTATGGATGGTAGAAGTGAAGAATCAACTTCACCAGTGAAACTTCTACTCACTCCG GTTGCTGCTTCAACACCTTTTGAAGGTTACTCACCCCCAAGCAATGGAAGGCATATAGATTTCAGCGATGAACTGTTTGGAAGCAGGAATTTGAGGTCTAGCATGGAACATTTACACGAAGAG TTGGAAAGGATGAAACGTGAAAACTCTCTCATTCCTGAGGATCAACATTCTGATCCAGGTTTGGAAGTTTTTCAGAGCGAACTCGTGCAATTACACAAG GCAAATGAAGAGCTCCGAAGCATGTTCCCAACATTCAAGGATATAGCTAGCACTGGTAATGCACTAGAGAGGGTACTTGCACTGGAAATTGAGCTTGCTGAAGCATTGAAGgcaaaaaataagactagtatgtTCCAGAG TTCGTTTCTGAAACAACATAGTGATGACGAAGCAATCTTCAAAAGCTTCAGAGATATTAATGAGTTGATCAAGGAAATGTTGGAAATCAAAGAAAAGCATGTAGCTATGGAGAATGAACTTAGGGAGATGCACGATCGGTACTCCCAGCTAAGCCTCCAGTTTGCAGAGGTTGAAGGCGAGAGACAAAAACTGAAGATGACACTCAAGAATGTCAGAGCATCTAAGACGAAGCTCGTGCAGCTAAATCGTTCCTCATCGTCCATAGTAGACAGTCCATCATAA